From a single Hemibagrus wyckioides isolate EC202008001 linkage group LG27, SWU_Hwy_1.0, whole genome shotgun sequence genomic region:
- the fibinb gene encoding fin bud initiation factor, whose amino-acid sequence MMLSLRLFAAVCLVYLRLGAAYLGPLYPEMSNGTFHHYFVPDGYYEENDDPEQCQMLFRVKDETRCVLEEDNDAVIRDDFTILKRHVEDAARVLEGIGRSVALDLDGDESYGEFLRRESVQIGEAFAGSEKSLLELEVKFKQSQEQEQRDEHRVSDDFLAMVAHARDAMRNTLDVALALKDKHELLSLIIRSHGTRLSRLKNEYLKV is encoded by the coding sequence ATGATGCTGTCTCTTAGATTATTCGCGGCGGTTTGTTTGGTTTATCTCCGCCTCGGAGCGGCGTATTTAGGTCCGCTATACCCGGAGATGTCCAACGGTACCTTCCATCACTACTTCGTGCCGGACGGCTACTACGAGGAAAACGACGACCCCGAGCAATGCCAGATGCTCTTCAGGGTGAAAGATGAGACCCGCTGCGTTCTGGAGGAAGACAACGACGCGGTGATCCGCGACGACTTCACCATCCTCAAGCGTCACGTGGAGGACGCGGCGCGCGTCCTCGAGGGCATTGGCCGGAGCGTGGCGCTCGACCTGGACGGCGATGAAAGCTATGGCGAGTTCCTGCGTCGCGAGAGCGTGCAGATCGGCGAGGCCTTCGCCGGCTCCGAGAAGTCGCTGCTCGAGCTCGAGGTGAAGTTCAAACAGAgccaggagcaggagcagcgCGACGAGCACCGCGTCAGCGACGACTTCCTCGCCATGGTTGCCCACGCACGCGACGCGATGCGCAACACGCTGGACGTGGCGCTCGCGCTCAAGGACAAGCACGAGCTGCTGTCGCTCATAATCCGCAGCCACGGCACGCGCTTGAGCCGCCTCAAAAACGAGTACCTGAAGGTGTGA